A DNA window from Streptomyces canus contains the following coding sequences:
- a CDS encoding TetR/AcrR family transcriptional regulator, which produces MATQKSKQPTPDTTRRSERSRRAIYDAALDLVAEVGYPRTTIEGIAARAGVGKQTIYRWWSSKAEVLMEAFLDLGEQAAREAGPEEAYTIPDTGDLAADLKAVLRLTVDQLKDPRFEAPSRALAAEGVVNEEVGRAFMAKLLEPSLQLYVDRVRAAQEAGQVRPEIEPRIALELWVSPLAQRWLQHTGPITYDYTDTLVDYALHGIAPR; this is translated from the coding sequence ATGGCCACCCAGAAGTCCAAGCAGCCCACCCCCGACACCACCCGCCGCAGCGAACGGTCCCGCCGTGCCATCTACGACGCCGCCCTCGACCTCGTCGCCGAGGTCGGCTACCCCAGGACCACGATCGAAGGGATCGCCGCCCGCGCCGGTGTCGGCAAACAGACGATCTACCGCTGGTGGTCGTCGAAGGCGGAGGTGCTGATGGAGGCCTTCCTCGACCTGGGCGAGCAGGCGGCACGCGAGGCCGGCCCCGAGGAGGCGTACACCATTCCGGACACCGGTGATCTCGCCGCCGACCTCAAGGCCGTACTGCGGCTCACCGTGGACCAGCTCAAGGACCCCCGCTTCGAGGCCCCCTCCCGCGCCCTGGCCGCTGAGGGCGTCGTCAACGAGGAGGTCGGCCGGGCCTTCATGGCCAAGCTCCTCGAACCGTCGCTCCAGCTGTACGTCGACCGCGTGCGCGCCGCCCAGGAAGCCGGCCAGGTGCGCCCCGAGATCGAGCCGCGCATCGCCCTCGAACTCTGGGTCTCCCCCCTCGCCCAGCGCTGGCTCCAGCACACCGGCCCGATCACCTACGACTACACCGACACCCTCGTCGACTACGCCCTCCACGGCATCGCACCGCGCTGA
- a CDS encoding DUF6243 family protein — translation MARGGSGDMLGVGGTRSNIGRKALRGGKRDGRIGGAQDPQAQKRELLRKLQEKRETDAAGEASS, via the coding sequence ATGGCACGGGGTGGATCGGGCGACATGCTCGGAGTCGGCGGGACCCGCAGCAACATCGGCCGCAAGGCGCTGCGCGGCGGCAAGCGCGACGGCCGGATCGGCGGCGCGCAGGACCCGCAGGCCCAGAAGCGTGAGCTGTTGCGGAAGCTCCAGGAGAAGCGGGAGACGGACGCAGCGGGGGAAGCGTCGTCGTGA
- a CDS encoding PhzF family phenazine biosynthesis protein codes for MSDYDVLRVFCAPNGGYGNELGVVREGSVMPDRDERQAFAAKLGFSETVFVDDPERGVIDIYTPSVRLAFAGYPCVGAAWLLDVPELVTPAGVVGTRLDGEFSWIEARAEWAAPRTFRQYGTAAEVDDLAVPAAGEWVYAWAWEDEAAGRVRARGFPGRGDGVEEDEATGAAALQLTAELGRALNIVQGAGSQILTAPQPGGWVEVGGRVFLER; via the coding sequence GTGAGTGACTACGACGTGCTGCGCGTCTTCTGCGCGCCGAACGGCGGCTACGGCAATGAGCTGGGCGTCGTCCGCGAGGGGTCCGTGATGCCGGACCGGGACGAACGGCAGGCGTTCGCCGCGAAGCTCGGGTTCAGCGAGACCGTGTTCGTCGACGATCCCGAGCGAGGGGTCATCGACATCTACACGCCCTCCGTGCGGCTGGCGTTCGCCGGGTATCCGTGCGTCGGGGCGGCCTGGTTGCTCGACGTGCCCGAACTCGTCACACCCGCCGGGGTCGTCGGTACCCGGCTGGACGGGGAGTTCAGCTGGATCGAGGCGCGGGCCGAGTGGGCGGCGCCGCGGACCTTCCGCCAGTACGGCACCGCCGCCGAGGTGGACGATCTCGCCGTACCGGCTGCCGGCGAGTGGGTTTACGCCTGGGCCTGGGAGGACGAGGCCGCCGGGCGGGTCCGGGCCCGTGGCTTTCCCGGCCGGGGTGACGGTGTCGAGGAGGACGAGGCCACCGGTGCCGCGGCTCTCCAGCTCACCGCCGAACTCGGCCGCGCCCTGAACATCGTCCAGGGCGCCGGCTCCCAGATCCTCACGGCTCCGCAGCCGGGGGGATGGGTGGAGGTGGGAGGCCGGGTCTTCCTGGAGCGCTGA
- the efeO gene encoding iron uptake system protein EfeO, protein MRAARLSVLTFTAVAALTAVTGCTEKGSSGDSDRVIDVTATDSKCEVSKKAFPAGHVELAIENKGSKVTEVYVLFPDDRIVTERENIGPGTKQKVTAEVKAGDYTIACKPGMKGDGIRQEVKATGGTVAKRDPRLDSAVAAYRKYAQAQADATLPLAKTFAAAVKSGDLEAAKKAYAPSRIGWERTEPVAESFGDIDPKVDVRADGLEGGQKWTGWHRLEKSLWQDKKITAEDKTLADQLITDLTDWQNRVGKADITPTSMANGAKELLDEVATGKVTGEEERYSHTDLVDFKANVEGAEKSYELLKPVAEENDAALVTELDKQFAALNTLLDKYRADKTSYDFTSYDKVGDADRKQLSDGVNALAEPLSKLAAAVVTKSS, encoded by the coding sequence ATGCGTGCCGCCCGACTGTCCGTCCTCACCTTCACCGCTGTGGCGGCTCTGACCGCCGTCACGGGGTGCACGGAGAAGGGAAGCTCGGGCGACAGCGACCGCGTGATCGACGTGACCGCGACCGACAGCAAGTGCGAGGTCTCCAAGAAGGCGTTCCCGGCCGGCCACGTGGAGCTCGCCATCGAGAACAAGGGCTCCAAGGTCACCGAGGTCTACGTCCTGTTCCCGGACGACCGGATCGTCACCGAGCGCGAGAACATCGGCCCCGGCACCAAGCAGAAGGTCACCGCCGAGGTGAAGGCCGGCGACTACACGATCGCCTGCAAGCCCGGCATGAAGGGCGACGGTATCCGGCAGGAGGTCAAGGCCACCGGCGGGACCGTGGCCAAGCGCGACCCGCGCCTCGACTCGGCGGTCGCCGCGTACCGCAAGTACGCGCAGGCACAGGCCGACGCCACCCTGCCGCTGGCGAAGACCTTCGCCGCCGCGGTCAAGTCCGGCGACCTCGAGGCCGCCAAGAAGGCCTACGCCCCCTCCCGCATCGGCTGGGAGCGCACCGAGCCCGTCGCCGAGTCCTTCGGGGACATCGACCCGAAGGTCGATGTGCGGGCCGACGGGCTGGAGGGCGGGCAGAAGTGGACCGGCTGGCACCGGCTCGAGAAGTCCCTCTGGCAGGACAAGAAGATCACCGCCGAGGACAAGACCCTCGCCGATCAGCTGATCACCGACCTCACCGACTGGCAGAACCGGGTCGGCAAGGCGGACATCACCCCGACCTCGATGGCCAACGGCGCCAAGGAGCTCCTCGACGAGGTCGCCACCGGCAAGGTCACCGGCGAGGAGGAGCGCTACTCGCACACCGACCTCGTCGACTTCAAGGCCAACGTCGAGGGCGCCGAGAAGTCGTACGAGCTGCTGAAGCCGGTCGCCGAGGAGAACGACGCGGCCCTGGTCACCGAGCTCGACAAGCAGTTCGCCGCGCTGAACACGCTGCTGGACAAGTACCGCGCCGACAAGACGTCCTACGACTTCACCTCGTACGACAAGGTCGGCGACGCCGATCGCAAGCAACTGTCGGACGGTGTGAACGCGCTCGCGGAGCCGCTGTCCAAGCTCGCCGCCGCCGTCGTCACCAAGTCTTCCTGA
- the map gene encoding type I methionyl aminopeptidase — translation MSGQSLLVPGELSPIRSVPGNIRRPEYVGKPAPTPYKGPEVQTPETVEAMRIAGRIAARAMAEAAKLIAPGVTTDELDKVAHEYMCDHGAYPSTLGYRGFPKSLCTSLNEVICHGIPDSTVLRDGDIINLDVTAYIGGVHGDNNATYLVGDVDEESRLLVERTRESLARAIKAVRPGRQINIIGRVIESYAKRFGYGVVRDFTGHGINSSFHSGLIIPHYDSPHATTVIQPGMTFTIEPMLTLGTHEYDMWDDGWTVVTKDRKRTAQFEHTLVVTETGAEILTLP, via the coding sequence ATGTCTGGCCAGTCGCTGCTCGTGCCCGGGGAACTCTCCCCCATCCGTTCCGTGCCCGGAAACATCCGTCGCCCCGAGTACGTCGGCAAGCCCGCGCCGACGCCGTACAAGGGTCCGGAGGTGCAGACTCCGGAGACCGTCGAGGCGATGCGGATCGCCGGCCGTATCGCGGCCCGGGCGATGGCGGAGGCCGCGAAGCTGATCGCCCCCGGGGTGACCACCGACGAACTGGACAAGGTGGCGCACGAGTACATGTGCGACCACGGCGCCTACCCGTCGACGCTCGGCTACCGGGGCTTCCCGAAGTCCCTGTGCACCAGCCTCAACGAGGTGATCTGCCACGGCATTCCGGACTCCACCGTGCTCCGGGACGGCGACATCATCAACCTCGACGTGACGGCGTACATCGGCGGGGTGCACGGCGACAACAACGCGACGTACCTGGTGGGTGACGTCGACGAGGAGAGCCGGCTGCTGGTCGAGCGCACCCGGGAGTCCCTGGCCCGCGCGATCAAGGCGGTCAGGCCGGGCCGCCAGATCAACATCATCGGCCGGGTCATCGAGTCGTACGCCAAGCGCTTCGGCTACGGAGTCGTCCGGGACTTCACGGGCCACGGCATCAACTCCTCCTTCCACAGCGGCCTGATCATCCCGCACTACGACAGCCCGCACGCGACGACGGTCATCCAGCCCGGCATGACGTTCACGATCGAGCCGATGCTGACGCTCGGGACGCACGAGTACGACATGTGGGACGACGGGTGGACGGTCGTCACGAAGGACCGCAAGCGCACGGCACAGTTCGAGCACACGCTGGTGGTGACGGAGACGGGGGCGGAGATCCTGACGCTGCCGTAG
- a CDS encoding serine hydrolase domain-containing protein gives MPFREQACDYGGSGELSAPRLRTDTPERAGLDPEELRLLVREFHALTTGAHPWAPGAVLAAGRGPVIAVEEASGWAVRYASYDPEADAGVELPPAARVPVRVDTPFDLASLTKLFTAVAAVQQIERGTLGMDARVGAYLPDFTAAATHSVTVRQLLTHTSGLRPELPLHDCDSDEERLNLLRAEPPIGVPGTYTYSDLNPLLLQHVLERITGRPLDVLVHEGITRPLGMTSTRFGPCPWAAATEDQRRPWAKADRGMLRGRVHDENAWSLGGVAGHAGLFSTARDLAIFCRALLAGGAYGPARILGPDFVELLLTPPGLGFAIDQKWFMGELAGRGAAGHTGFTGTSLVLDPATDTFVVLLANTVHPRRRPPDNRPRAQVARAVRGT, from the coding sequence GTGCCGTTCCGGGAACAGGCGTGCGACTACGGAGGGAGCGGAGAACTGAGCGCACCGAGACTGCGCACCGACACACCGGAACGGGCCGGGCTCGACCCCGAGGAACTCCGGCTTCTGGTCCGGGAGTTCCACGCCCTCACCACCGGCGCACACCCCTGGGCCCCGGGCGCCGTCCTGGCCGCCGGGCGCGGCCCGGTGATCGCCGTGGAGGAGGCGTCGGGCTGGGCCGTCCGCTACGCGTCCTACGACCCCGAAGCCGACGCGGGCGTGGAACTGCCCCCGGCCGCACGCGTCCCCGTCCGGGTGGACACCCCCTTCGACCTGGCATCCCTCACCAAACTGTTCACGGCCGTGGCCGCGGTGCAGCAGATCGAGCGCGGCACGCTGGGCATGGACGCGCGCGTAGGGGCCTACCTGCCCGACTTCACGGCGGCCGCGACGCACTCCGTCACCGTCCGCCAACTGCTCACCCACACGTCCGGACTGCGCCCCGAACTCCCTCTCCACGACTGTGACAGCGACGAGGAGCGCCTGAACCTCCTGCGCGCCGAGCCGCCCATCGGAGTCCCCGGCACCTACACCTACTCCGACCTCAACCCGCTCCTCCTCCAGCACGTCCTCGAACGCATCACCGGCCGCCCCCTCGACGTCCTCGTCCACGAGGGCATCACCCGCCCCCTCGGCATGACGTCCACCCGCTTCGGCCCCTGCCCGTGGGCGGCCGCCACGGAGGACCAGCGCCGGCCGTGGGCCAAGGCGGACCGGGGGATGCTGCGGGGCCGGGTCCACGACGAGAACGCGTGGTCGCTGGGAGGAGTGGCGGGCCACGCGGGCCTCTTCTCGACCGCCCGCGACCTCGCGATCTTCTGCCGGGCCCTGCTGGCGGGCGGCGCGTACGGCCCCGCCCGCATCCTCGGCCCGGACTTCGTGGAGCTGCTGCTGACCCCACCGGGGCTGGGCTTCGCCATCGACCAGAAGTGGTTCATGGGCGAGCTCGCGGGGCGGGGCGCGGCGGGCCACACCGGTTTCACGGGCACGTCCCTGGTCCTGGACCCGGCGACGGACACTTTCGTGGTGCTGCTGGCCAACACGGTCCACCCGCGAAGACGCCCCCCGGACAACAGGCCGAGGGCGCAGGTGGCGCGGGCGGTGAGGGGCACGTGA
- the efeB gene encoding iron uptake transporter deferrochelatase/peroxidase subunit, whose amino-acid sequence MTDAATDPAPSRRALIGWGGAGLALGAAAAGGAVAMTRTGDDIEPAAASAGAAVEFHGTHQAGIATPVQDRLHFAAFDVTTEDRAEFVQMLKDWTAAARRMTAGKAVGEGAYGGLAEAPPDDTGEALGLKPSRLTLTIGFGPSLFEKFDLADQRPDALVDLPRFAGDNLDKNRSGGDLCVQACADDPQVAVHAIRNLARIGFGKVVIRWSQLGFGKTSSTTPDAQTPRNLMGFKDGTRNIAGTETDRLKKFVWVDSAQDAKDAPWMNGGSYLVARRIRMHIETWDRTSLQEQEDVFGRDKGEGAPVGKAKERDKPFLPAMKPDAHVRLAHPDSNGGATILRRGYSFTDGTDGLGRLDAGLFFLAYQKDVREGFIRIQRHLATDALNEYIQHVGSAVFAVPPGVRDKDDWWGSTLFSKEA is encoded by the coding sequence ATGACGGACGCAGCAACGGACCCGGCTCCCTCGCGCCGTGCGCTGATCGGCTGGGGCGGGGCCGGGCTCGCGCTCGGTGCCGCCGCTGCCGGTGGCGCGGTCGCGATGACCCGTACCGGCGACGACATCGAACCGGCCGCGGCCTCGGCCGGTGCCGCCGTCGAGTTCCACGGCACCCACCAGGCGGGCATCGCCACCCCCGTGCAGGACCGGCTGCACTTCGCCGCGTTCGACGTGACGACGGAGGACCGCGCCGAGTTCGTGCAGATGCTCAAGGACTGGACGGCGGCCGCGCGGCGGATGACCGCGGGGAAGGCGGTCGGCGAAGGGGCGTACGGCGGTCTCGCCGAGGCGCCGCCGGACGACACCGGGGAGGCGCTCGGGCTCAAGCCGTCGCGGCTGACGCTGACGATCGGCTTCGGGCCGTCCCTCTTCGAGAAGTTCGACCTGGCCGACCAGCGGCCCGACGCGCTCGTCGACCTCCCCCGGTTCGCCGGGGACAACCTCGACAAGAACCGCAGCGGCGGCGACCTGTGCGTGCAGGCCTGCGCGGACGACCCGCAGGTCGCCGTGCACGCGATCCGCAACCTGGCCCGCATCGGTTTCGGCAAGGTCGTCATCAGGTGGTCGCAGCTCGGTTTCGGCAAGACGTCCTCGACCACGCCGGACGCGCAGACCCCCCGCAACCTGATGGGGTTCAAGGACGGCACCCGCAACATCGCGGGCACGGAGACGGACCGGCTGAAGAAGTTCGTGTGGGTGGACTCCGCCCAGGACGCCAAGGACGCCCCGTGGATGAACGGCGGCTCCTACCTCGTCGCCCGCCGCATCCGCATGCACATCGAGACCTGGGACCGCACCTCGCTGCAGGAGCAGGAGGACGTCTTCGGCCGGGACAAGGGCGAGGGCGCGCCGGTCGGCAAGGCCAAGGAGCGCGACAAGCCGTTCCTGCCGGCGATGAAGCCCGACGCGCACGTCCGGCTCGCGCACCCCGACTCCAACGGCGGGGCGACGATCCTGCGCCGCGGCTACTCCTTCACCGACGGCACGGACGGCCTCGGCCGGCTGGACGCGGGGCTGTTCTTCCTCGCGTACCAGAAGGACGTCCGTGAGGGCTTCATCCGGATCCAGCGCCATCTGGCCACGGACGCGCTCAACGAGTACATCCAGCACGTGGGTTCGGCGGTCTTCGCCGTCCCGCCCGGCGTCCGTGACAAGGACGACTGGTGGGGCAGCACGCTGTTCTCCAAGGAGGCCTGA
- the efeU gene encoding iron uptake transporter permease EfeU codes for MFSNYLIGLREGLEASLVVCILIAYLVKTDRRDALRPIWIGIGVAVALALGFGCALEFGSQELTFEAQEALGGSLSILAVGLVTWMVFWMRRTARHLKSELHGKLDAALQMGTAALVATAFLAVGREGLETALFVWASVHAAGDGTPRPLVGAALGIATAVFLGWLFYRGALRINLAKFFTWTGGMLVVVAAGVLAYGFHDLQEANWLPGLTDRAFDISDTIPPDSWYGTLLKGVFNFQPDPTVLQVTVWLLYLIPTLALFLAPVGFASGKGKVKAPDEQGSRPSKAPQA; via the coding sequence GTGTTCTCCAACTACCTGATCGGTCTGCGCGAGGGGCTGGAAGCCAGCCTGGTCGTCTGCATCCTCATCGCCTACCTGGTGAAGACGGACCGCCGGGACGCCCTGAGGCCCATCTGGATCGGCATCGGCGTCGCGGTCGCGCTCGCCCTCGGTTTCGGGTGCGCGCTCGAATTCGGCTCGCAGGAGCTGACGTTCGAGGCGCAGGAGGCGCTCGGCGGCTCCCTGTCGATCCTCGCGGTCGGCCTGGTGACGTGGATGGTCTTCTGGATGCGGCGCACCGCCCGGCACCTGAAGTCGGAGCTGCACGGCAAGTTGGACGCCGCCCTGCAGATGGGCACCGCCGCCCTGGTCGCCACCGCGTTCCTCGCGGTGGGCCGGGAGGGCCTGGAGACAGCCCTGTTCGTGTGGGCGTCGGTGCACGCGGCCGGCGACGGCACCCCGCGCCCGCTGGTCGGCGCGGCCCTCGGCATCGCCACGGCGGTCTTCCTGGGCTGGCTGTTCTACCGCGGCGCCCTGCGCATCAACCTGGCCAAGTTCTTCACCTGGACCGGCGGAATGCTGGTCGTGGTGGCCGCGGGTGTGCTGGCGTACGGCTTCCACGACCTCCAGGAGGCGAACTGGCTGCCGGGCCTGACCGACAGGGCCTTCGACATCAGCGACACCATCCCGCCGGACAGCTGGTACGGCACGCTCCTCAAGGGCGTGTTCAACTTCCAGCCGGATCCGACCGTCCTTCAGGTCACGGTGTGGCTGCTGTACTTGATCCCGACGCTCGCGCTCTTCCTCGCCCCGGTAGGGTTCGCCTCCGGGAAGGGGAAGGTGAAGGCACCTGATGAGCAGGGATCGCGGCCCTCGAAGGCTCCGCAGGCTTGA
- a CDS encoding small ribosomal subunit Rsm22 family protein → MTAPAPPSETLRTALATLLDGLPPKQAAQAVDRLIANYRGITPTDTPILRDRADVAAYAAYRMPATFEAVHAALEAFAEAAPDWIPASHTDVGGGTGAATWAVTATWPGDRAVTVLDWSDPALALGREIATANPALRDAHWQRSRIGKDLTLPATDLVTVSYVLNELTPADRTALVNTAAASAQAVVIVEAGTPAGYARVIEARDRLIAAGFRVAAPCPHSAACPIVPGEDWCHFSARVSRSSLHRQVKGGSLPYEDEKFSYVAATRLPATPASARVIRRPQIRKGQVLLDLCEPDEHLTRRTVTKRHGDLYKAARDAAWGDSWPPADR, encoded by the coding sequence GTGACCGCCCCCGCACCCCCGTCCGAAACCCTCCGCACCGCCCTCGCCACCCTCCTCGACGGCCTCCCCCCGAAGCAGGCGGCCCAGGCGGTGGACCGCCTGATCGCCAACTACCGCGGAATCACCCCCACCGACACCCCGATCCTCCGCGACCGCGCGGACGTGGCCGCCTACGCCGCGTACCGCATGCCCGCCACCTTCGAGGCGGTCCACGCGGCCCTGGAGGCATTCGCCGAGGCCGCCCCCGACTGGATCCCCGCCAGTCACACCGACGTCGGCGGCGGGACCGGTGCCGCCACCTGGGCCGTCACCGCCACCTGGCCGGGCGACCGCGCGGTCACCGTCCTCGACTGGTCCGACCCCGCGCTCGCCCTCGGCCGCGAGATCGCCACCGCGAACCCGGCCCTGCGCGACGCCCACTGGCAGCGCAGCAGGATCGGCAAGGACCTCACCCTGCCCGCCACGGATCTGGTCACCGTCTCGTACGTCCTCAACGAACTCACCCCCGCCGACCGCACCGCCCTCGTGAACACCGCGGCGGCGTCGGCACAGGCCGTCGTGATCGTCGAGGCGGGCACCCCCGCCGGGTACGCCCGCGTCATCGAGGCCCGCGACCGGCTGATCGCCGCCGGCTTCCGTGTCGCCGCGCCCTGCCCGCACAGCGCCGCGTGCCCGATCGTCCCCGGCGAGGACTGGTGCCACTTCTCGGCGAGGGTCAGCAGGTCGTCCCTCCACCGTCAGGTCAAGGGCGGCTCACTGCCGTACGAGGACGAGAAGTTCAGCTACGTGGCGGCGACCCGACTCCCCGCCACTCCGGCGTCCGCCCGGGTGATCCGCCGGCCGCAGATCCGCAAGGGACAGGTGCTCCTCGACCTGTGCGAGCCCGACGAGCACCTGACCCGCCGCACGGTCACCAAACGGCACGGCGACCTGTACAAGGCGGCGAGGGACGCGGCGTGGGGCGACAGCTGGCCCCCCGCGGACCGCTAG
- a CDS encoding MFS transporter, with product MTDDAPEPPSGLRAMLPDLAPWRASRDFRRLWYAGLISNFGSFLTFVALPVQLKDLTGSAAAVGAIGAVELIPLLVFGLYGGALADAWDKRKLIVWTEAGQGLLSVALLLNALLPHPAVWPLYVVAALSSALVSVQRPALDSLWPRIVAHDHLPAAASLNSFRWTVGGVAGPALAGVVVAYAGLGWAYGADVLTFAVSVVLVVRIAASPASHEAAKPSLKAIAEGARYAWSRKELLGTYAVDLAAMFLAMPLALLPFLADELDADWSLGLMYASVPLGSLLVSLTSGWTSRIHRHGRMVVLSAALWGLAIAAAGIMDDVWLVLLFLTVAGGCDMVSGIFRGAMWNQTIPDELRGRLAGIELLSYSVGPTVGQVRAGGFASWWGVRTSVWSGGLLCAGAVGLLALCLPRLMSYDVRTNEHATRLRKQREAAAPAPMEA from the coding sequence GTGACCGACGACGCCCCCGAACCTCCCTCCGGCCTTCGCGCCATGCTCCCCGACCTCGCCCCCTGGCGGGCCTCCCGGGACTTCCGGCGGCTGTGGTACGCGGGGCTGATCTCGAACTTCGGCAGCTTCCTGACCTTTGTGGCGCTGCCGGTGCAGCTGAAGGACCTGACCGGTTCGGCCGCGGCGGTGGGCGCGATCGGGGCCGTGGAGCTGATCCCCCTCCTCGTCTTCGGGCTGTACGGCGGCGCGCTCGCGGACGCGTGGGACAAGCGGAAGCTGATCGTGTGGACCGAGGCCGGGCAGGGCCTGCTGAGCGTGGCCCTGCTGCTCAACGCCCTGCTGCCGCACCCCGCCGTCTGGCCGCTGTACGTCGTCGCCGCCCTGTCCTCCGCCCTGGTCTCGGTGCAGCGCCCCGCGCTCGACTCCCTCTGGCCCCGGATCGTGGCCCACGACCACCTCCCGGCGGCGGCCTCGCTGAACTCCTTCCGCTGGACGGTCGGCGGGGTCGCGGGCCCGGCGCTGGCGGGCGTGGTGGTGGCCTACGCGGGCCTCGGCTGGGCCTACGGCGCGGACGTGCTGACCTTCGCCGTCTCCGTCGTCCTCGTCGTACGGATCGCGGCCTCCCCCGCCTCCCACGAGGCGGCCAAGCCGTCGCTGAAGGCCATCGCGGAGGGCGCGCGGTACGCCTGGAGCCGCAAGGAACTCCTCGGCACCTACGCCGTCGACCTCGCCGCGATGTTCCTGGCGATGCCGCTGGCCCTGCTGCCGTTCCTCGCGGACGAACTGGACGCGGACTGGTCGCTGGGCCTGATGTACGCGAGTGTCCCGCTCGGCTCCCTGCTGGTGAGCCTCACGAGCGGATGGACCTCACGGATCCACCGGCACGGCCGGATGGTGGTGCTGTCGGCCGCCCTCTGGGGCCTGGCGATCGCGGCGGCCGGGATCATGGACGACGTGTGGCTGGTGCTGCTGTTCCTGACGGTGGCCGGCGGCTGCGACATGGTCAGCGGGATCTTCCGCGGGGCCATGTGGAACCAGACGATCCCGGACGAGCTGCGGGGGCGGCTCGCCGGGATCGAACTGCTGTCGTACTCGGTGGGACCGACCGTCGGCCAGGTCAGGGCCGGCGGTTTCGCCTCGTGGTGGGGTGTGCGGACGTCGGTCTGGTCGGGCGGCCTGCTGTGCGCGGGCGCCGTGGGCCTGCTGGCCCTGTGCCTGCCGAGGCTGATGTCGTACGACGTCCGTACGAACGAGCACGCGACGCGGCTGCGCAAGCAACGCGAGGCGGCCGCGCCGGCCCCCATGGAGGCGTGA
- a CDS encoding bifunctional DNA primase/polymerase, with protein sequence MSAESGGLTGLQSKLSQWLRGRRPKEAAAGAEGGREALLLAAASAGLPLAPAAHPAPGYRCSCDRVGCPTPARHPVSFAWQTQSTTDRAQIERWARHQPQANFITATGMVHDVLDVPLEAGREALERLLGSGIEVGPVAESDDGRLLFFTLTRGTPEDEDEWWPCELDCHPETADEHPGLRWHCRGSYVLVPPARLPGGQAVHWVRGLEHPLPDPLNLLEVLTDACSRYVGEEPDHENAAWPLRR encoded by the coding sequence ATGAGCGCGGAGTCGGGGGGCCTGACCGGCCTGCAGAGCAAACTCTCCCAATGGCTGCGCGGACGCCGGCCGAAGGAGGCCGCCGCCGGGGCCGAAGGCGGCCGTGAGGCCCTGCTGCTGGCCGCTGCCTCAGCGGGACTCCCGCTCGCGCCCGCCGCGCATCCCGCCCCCGGGTACCGATGTTCCTGCGACCGGGTCGGATGCCCCACGCCCGCCCGTCATCCCGTGTCCTTCGCCTGGCAGACCCAGTCGACCACCGACCGCGCGCAGATCGAGCGCTGGGCCCGGCACCAGCCGCAGGCCAACTTCATCACTGCCACCGGAATGGTCCACGACGTCCTCGACGTCCCCCTGGAGGCAGGGCGGGAAGCGCTGGAGCGGCTCCTCGGCTCCGGGATCGAGGTCGGACCCGTCGCCGAGAGCGACGACGGCCGGCTCCTGTTCTTCACCCTCACCCGCGGCACTCCCGAGGACGAGGACGAGTGGTGGCCGTGCGAACTGGACTGCCACCCCGAGACGGCCGACGAACACCCCGGCCTGCGCTGGCACTGCCGGGGTTCCTACGTCCTCGTACCGCCCGCCCGGCTGCCCGGCGGCCAGGCCGTGCACTGGGTCCGCGGCCTCGAACACCCGCTGCCCGACCCGCTGAACCTCCTGGAAGTCCTCACCGACGCCTGCTCCCGCTACGTCGGCGAGGAGCCGGACCACGAGAACGCGGCCTGGCCCCTGCGCCGGTAG